The sequence below is a genomic window from Humulus lupulus chromosome 3, drHumLupu1.1, whole genome shotgun sequence.
AATGCCCCcgcaacattcatggatcttatgcataGGGTACCGGGTGAGTATTTGGACAAATTTGTTTTCcacgacatgtcgtcgcagtaaatgtcgtcgctataggatgTTTTTCTTGTATTGAGAAAagtttttccctttaaaaataaaacttatttGGCTTATAATAATTTAGTCATATAATAACATTGTCTTTTAAGGTCAAAGCAAACAACTATAATTTTGACATGTTAATCAAGGTGAACTAACGAAACTTCATCGAAGCAATAATATtgatcatattattattaagaaGTCAACACATACAAGACTTTGATTAATCCACTCTTTCAGTTGCACTGTTGTAAGGCAGGTGCTTTCCAAGAATCTGTGTTGCTCAAGTCATCAAGTAATCTGTACCACATGAGTTCTTTCCCTTTCCCCTTTTCCTTTCACTTTGACTAATATTTTGTTTTTGGTTAAACAGAAACTTCTTTGAATAAAGAGTAAATTACTTGTTCATCAAGTAAACTTCTTTCTCCTCAAGAATTATTGCTACTTATGTCCAAGTTTTCGTTCATCCATAGAGACTTAATATGTACTAAAAGGAGATCATCCAAATATAGAATTATTATTTACATACATCGATCCACAAAGCTAGCGAGCTAGAAGTACTAATAATGGGTGCTAATTATAAGAACAAGAAAATGAGGAGTAAGAATAGTGAGCTAGAAGTACTAGTAAGTGATGTTTGATTGGGGCAGTATAATGGAATGGaatagaaaataatttatttttattttatttttttattttgttgtattttagattattgaaatatcattttaatAAAATGATTTTTACATATTTTTTTGTAGAATAactattatatttgaaaataaaaaaaaatatcattcaaATGCaagataatttattttatttatattaactTTTATTCAATTATATTCTATTCTTCTTCATATTCTTCTATTTTCATTCCCTTTCTAAATATATTACATGACTAAATTATTACAGTTAAAAAATAATGAAGTCGTTTCGTTTGTGTCGTTTTTCTTCGGAATGACGTCGTCAGCTAATAAAAATATGATGGCGAAGAATAGTATATCAGATCATCACGTATTGGCCACTGCAACTGGGCCAGAGGCCACCATGGTTGCCGCAGCAAAGGACTTCTCTTCAAAAGTACGCTTAATATAGCCAAAGTTAATTAAGGTTTCCACTTTGAAATTCGTTAATTTGTAATTTGGTTGTCTGTACATATTATATATTCTCTTGAATCGGAGTGAGTCTTTATTGTAACATTGTAAAATAAAATATTCGTGAAATGAAAtgaaattattgtatttattttaaaCTGGGGTGTATGAATATATATGCAAGCCAAGTGTATTTATGTACGTAATATGTATATTCTAGTTTGTAGCCTCCAAAATATAACAGAGGGTTTTAGGTTTAAGATCTAAGGTCACTTTCATTCGCTAGCTGTCGGTGGCCAGTTCAACGGCCTAAATCAGCCCTTAACACCGGTCAATTCCAGATCTGGCTCTTCACAGCCTGTGTTAGCAGGGGCAAATTTCGTCATTAACTGActatatttacaactaaaaaaaataGGAAGATATATATACACTATTaataaaaaacaattaatttttaacattttttctcaatattttatcgacattctttaattttttttaatttcaataattttatattatcttacctttataatttttttaaaaaaataatgtataATTTTATAGGAAAAACTCTTACTTTAacattgttttaatttttttattaaatttttttaaaatatatattatttatatgtatgttttagaatatgacaaaacaaaaattagaaaaatgtgaCCATAagttaagaaaaaaatatattatatactaatatttaataaaaatgaggTGCATTAATCAAATTTTAGGTGCAAATATAATACCCCTAAAAAATTTATGTAGAGAcacttatttataaaaaaaaatttaattttaatgttTTTTAGTTTTACTTTATTTTCCTCTCAAACATAATAATTATAtacaatttttgtattttttttcttaattttatttattgtaaatgAGGCCTCTTTCTAAAGTTTTAAGGTGGGAATATAATAAGGGGAGTTATATTTATAGCAATACTTTATATATTtgcaaggtttttttttttttttttgacaaatccAAGGTTTTGATCTGTACACCttctttaacaaaataaaaataaaatcattgatctcatttattaaaatttaaaaattaagtattttaattgataaattggattttttttagTCAATTTAAAAATTCAATATAacctcaaataaatatatatttatggaaagttattaaaaaaatacaataaacttatttttatattatataactTTTTCAatacaaattttttattaaaaaaattaaaattttaatttaattaaaagtgAGTGTACttatattttaatcattttacaaaaatatacttCGCGGGAATATAATGcgtaaaagggaaaaaaaaagaagaaaaaaagagtgAGAAAAACCGAATATCTCCCGCGCCAATTTTACCAAATGTCGGTATTCGAGAAGAACCAACCACCTAAACAGACAAAAACCAGTACGGTCATCTGCTCCACATTTTCCTTCCTTTCATTACACAAAACTCGCTGTTAATTTTTACGTAccaatattttcttttgttttctcgGGAAAGCTTTACACTCCTCATTTTCCCTCATTCAAAACTCACATTTGCGACAGAGGCTGTACGTTTGAGCCAGATCTGAAGCATAGAGTTTTTAAAAAATGGGGGGAAAATCCGGTTCAAAGGGATGGTGTAATTGGTTACTCGTTTTGGTGATTCTTGCTCTAATTGTGGGTGGCATTGTATTCACAATCAAGAAGAAGAAATCAGGTAACTCCGACGAGGCTGCTCCGGTTCCTGGACCTCCCGGTGCCATTTCTAAGGGCTACGCCGACGCCCTCAAAATCGCTATGCAATTCTTCGACATACAGAAATGTACactcttttcctttcctttttttttggCATCATAAAATAGTTTGTGTAACTAAATAGAACACTCTACTGTTTTGGTATACGGTATTTCGTTCATGGACTGAATCTTTTATTTTTGTGTGTGTAATTTGATTTGGCAGCTGGAAAGTTGGTAGACAACAAGATATCATGGAGGGGCGATTCAGGTTTAAAAGATGGAAATGAAGCTAAAGTGGATCTGTCAAAAGGAATGTATGACGCCGGAGATCACATGAAGTTTGGTTTTCCAATGGCGTTTACTGCCACTGTCTTGTCTTGGACGATTCTCGAATATGGAGATCAAATGGATGCAGTAGATCAGTTGGAGCCAGCTCAAGACTCACTCAAGTGGATCACTGACTACCTTATTAATGCTCACATTTCAGACAATGTCCTCATTGTCCAGGTTTCTAGTCTTTACTTAATCTCATTGGTTCCTTTAGAAATTTAATTGTGGCCAAGTTTGTATTATCTTGCATCTGTTGGAATTTCTTGTTGTAAGTTTTAATCTAGTTTTgcgttaatttttatttttgatagaaaatattgtttttttaggggtggggagagagagagagatgtgggATGAAGAGATATAGTGAGCAGTTGTTGAATTTGTTTTCatttttgtaatttgaattttggtGTAGGTGGGTAATCCTGAATCAGACCATAAGTGTTGGGAAAGGCCTGAAGACATGCCCGAGAAGAGACCTCTCACACAGGTTAATACATCCTATCCGGGATCAGATGTTGCAGGTGAAACTGCAGCAGCTTTGGCTTCAGCATCTCTAGTTTTCAAGAAGAGCTACCCAACATACTCGAGCAATCTTCTTAAGCATGCCAAGCAGCTGTTTTCTTTTGCTGATAAATACAGAGGTTCTTATAGTGAAAGCATCCCAGAGGTCCAGACATATTACAATTCAACAGGATATGGGGACGAGCTCTTGTGGGCAGCAAGCTGGCTCTTTCATGCAACCGGGGACCATTCATACCTTGATTATGTGACTGGGGACAATGGGCAAAAATTTGCTAATTTTGGTAGTCCGACCTGGTTTAGTTGGGATAACAAGCTTGCAGGAACCCAGGTAACGGATCGATAGTGTCAAAGCAACACTTTACTTGCCAATATCAAACTAACGTAACTCGTTTTGTCATAAATGAGTCTCGTGATTAAGGGGTCCTCGTGCTGTTTTATAGTTATTATTTCAAGTACACAGTAAACATGAAAACTTTCCTTCTATAACAAAATTCTGCTTATTGATAAGGCATTTAGTACTGGGGTCTGAATTTAAAATCGTCGTAATTAATCTAAAGTACATCTGCTGGATTTTCTCTGCAGCCAGTTTAAACCAATTCACAATTTGGTGCAGGTTTTGTTATCTAGGATAAGCTTCTTTGGTGCCAAAGGTGCCTCAAACAATGGTGGCCTTTTGAAGTACAGACAGACTGCTGAGGCTGTTATATGCGGGCTCTTACCACGTTCTCCAACTGCCACTGAAAGCAGAACAAGGAGTAAGATACTTTTTTCATATTTATGCTGGGGTTATTATGTAAATAAAGTCAACTACTGTTTGGACGCTAACTTGCTAAACAAGCAAATAGCTTGCCAATCAAATTAGCTAGTAGCTAGAGATTTACATTTGACCACAGAAATATCTCGGAAGGTGACATTCAGATGTAACACATTCATTGTAGGATGCATCACGAAGTTGAAAGGATAACATGGCTAATTTTTGTGCTTTTTTCTACTTATAGATTAACAAATGTATATGCTTATGCAATGTGCCAATCTATTTTGTGGAAGCTTTAAATAGCTAAGATGCCTAGACATTTCAAAACATGTACATCACTAAAGTACAATATTTTTCCGATTCTACTTTAGAATATCTAGCTCATCATCTAGATGGTTTTGCATATTTTCTCTGGTCGTTCTTCAAGTACTTAACCTTGAACCGAAGTTTAGTACTATTTTATGCTTCTTCTTTTAACCTTAGTCATCATACTCAGGTGGTCTTATATGGGTTAGTGAGTGGAACGCTCTACAACATCCTGTTGCTTCAGCATTCTTGGCTGCTCTTTATAGCGATTACATGCTTACTTCTCGAACAGCAAAAATATCCTGTGATGGACGTTCTTTCACACCAGCAGATATTCGCAAATTCGTTAGATCACAGGTTTGCTTTCACTTTCTATTGAACGAACATATCCCTTTCTGTTTCTGAAGTGCCTTCTAATACTATTCCATATTATTTCATTTTTCTCTAGGCTGATTATGTCTTGGGCGAAAATCCTATGAAAATGAGCTTTCTTGTTGGCTACGGGGACAAGTTCTCGCAATTTGTGCACCACAGAGGGGCTTCTATTCCTGTTGATGCAAAGACTGGATGCACTGATGGTTTTCAGTGGCTTGAATCAACTAAACCCAACCCCAATGTAGCTGTTGGAGCACTTGTTGGTGGACCCTTTCTTAATGAAACATTTATTGATTCCCGGAACAACTCCATGCAGACTGAGCCAAGCACATACAACGGTGCTGTAATTGTTGGTCTCCTATCAAGCTTAGTCACCACCTCCTCAGCAGTTCAATCTTTCACCTAAGGAGTTACTAAACTGTGAAACATGCCTGTAATATGCGTTGTATATCCATATGCTTGATTTATTTTGTGAGAGCTTTAGTACCATAGTAGTTTGCTTTACATGTGAATTATAAGGTAGCTTCTTGCTTCCGCTTCTCTGAGCTCCTATAGTCTTTCGTTTTGGTAGAGGGCAGGAGTGATTCTTTCTTAGCAGTAGTCTGTAATGAGACATATTTATACTGAATTTATACCGTATACCAATGTAAAATTTGGGAAGAATCTGAGGCTTGTTTGtcattgttttttgttttgtgttttcaaagttgtgttctcaaatgagaacagaaaatcatttttgtagttttcaaaaaaacaAGAGCGGTTTGGTTaaagttttctaaaaataatttttttgttttattttttttaatcttaaataaaatattaacaaatatatttacaaaagaaaaaattcttttaaaagtttgtaataaataatgagataaaataatttaaagaaaaaaatatgaaaaataaggagaaaaaatttgaagaaatagaaattgagaagagagaaattgatccaagaaacaATGAAAGAGAAGGTGGTGAGAaaaaaagtgaagagagagaagtgagtagagagaaagtgatgagagatgaaatgatgagagagaaaatgaagatatattaagcgatgagagagaaagtgaagataTAGTAAGTGATAAAAGATAAAATGATGACATAATAAGTGATGTAAGAAaaaataaggagatagaaaatAAAAAGAGAGAGTGAAAAGAGAGAGAACATGAAGAGAGAAAAGATAAggagagagaaaataagaaaatagaaagtgatgagagagaaagtgaagtgAGAGAAACTAATAAGAGAGAAATTGATGTGACAATAAATagtgttaaataataataattaaaaaaatgatgtgagaaaaaaaaaaagatagacaaaaaaaatttgagaacaacaaaaaacaattttttgttattctcaaaattttctattttttgtaactttgtttttaaaaattattttctgaaaacaatgtcaaacatcccaacttgttttcaaaaaacagtttttagtttttaaaaacaaaaaatagttttttagttaaggagcCAAATACATTCTAAAGTGCTTGGAGTTATGGCAATGTCCTAGTTTTGtaactctctcactctctctctcaaacACACGTGTTAAGTAATATTGTTAAGCATGTTATGTTCATTTTCTATTAGTTGTGTGTGCCAGCAACAATATGTCAAGTAATATTGTTAAGTCTCATACGATCAAGAGCTGTTTTTTACAATTcttttgtttaatttctttacGTTTACAACACACACAAACTTATTAAGAGTTTAATGTACTAGTTTTGCAATGTTCAACTAGTCAGTGTATTAGTTCACAATTGCAAGTTTCAGATGAGTGAGATTTAGGAAAACAAAACAAAGTTTGTAATGGAAAACTTGAGTCTCAGAGTACTGAGACAACTTTATTTATATTGAAGCTATTACAACACAAGAAAATATAAGTGATACAATCTTGATTCTAACAGATCACCTATGTCATAACAACCTGAACAGAAAGCTAACTAATTAATGACAAGCTAATTACAAAAGTTGAATACAGGTAAAATAAAAATGTAACAACTCTTTTAACCATATTGGTTATCATCCCCCTCAAACAAAAGGGTGTTGAGACCACTTTCAGTTTGGATTTGAGGTAGGTAAATCAATCAATAGACAAAGGTTTAGTTAAAACATCGGCTACTTGATCAATAGACGGAACATATCTTACTTGAAGCTCTCTGGCAAGAAGCTGGTCTCTCACAAAATGCAAGTCAATTTCTATGTGCATACACCGAGCATGGAATATTGGATTAGCGGCAAGGGTTGCGGCTCCCTAGTTATCAACCCACAAAATAGGAGGCTCATGAAGTGACACTTGTAACTTAGTAAGGAGAGACACAAGCCACTTAATTTTAGCTGAAGCATTAGCCAATGCCCTGGACTCACTCTCGGTACTCGACCGTGCCACGACTTGTTGCTTTTTTGCAGACCAAGAGATAGCATAGCCACCCGTAGAGCGTCATTCATCAAGACAACTGGCCCAGTCAACATCACTGTAGCCATATAACGACATAGAAAGAGCTTGTCTGAGAAGAATACCCTCAGATATTGTTCCTTTTAGGTACC
It includes:
- the LOC133822859 gene encoding endoglucanase 10-like, with amino-acid sequence MGGKSGSKGWCNWLLVLVILALIVGGIVFTIKKKKSGNSDEAAPVPGPPGAISKGYADALKIAMQFFDIQKSGKLVDNKISWRGDSGLKDGNEAKVDLSKGMYDAGDHMKFGFPMAFTATVLSWTILEYGDQMDAVDQLEPAQDSLKWITDYLINAHISDNVLIVQVGNPESDHKCWERPEDMPEKRPLTQVNTSYPGSDVAGETAAALASASLVFKKSYPTYSSNLLKHAKQLFSFADKYRGSYSESIPEVQTYYNSTGYGDELLWAASWLFHATGDHSYLDYVTGDNGQKFANFGSPTWFSWDNKLAGTQVLLSRISFFGAKGASNNGGLLKYRQTAEAVICGLLPRSPTATESRTRSGLIWVSEWNALQHPVASAFLAALYSDYMLTSRTAKISCDGRSFTPADIRKFVRSQADYVLGENPMKMSFLVGYGDKFSQFVHHRGASIPVDAKTGCTDGFQWLESTKPNPNVAVGALVGGPFLNETFIDSRNNSMQTEPSTYNGAVIVGLLSSLVTTSSAVQSFT